In Rhipicephalus microplus isolate Deutch F79 chromosome 7, USDA_Rmic, whole genome shotgun sequence, one genomic interval encodes:
- the LOC142767846 gene encoding uncharacterized protein LOC142767846, with the protein MGSCQESQDALAAGPTNINQFTRANVDGVKTLGDVSLPDGIRKVLNKGPKFAIQPVKTAPELLTLVRQVSELAPEADADRCVSEGVDVLVKCVGQVIRFLDLKLKFETDHICWEYEPRASKLLLPFDSCHSKLVKRSIATTCFTNALKKSCRHLISESFSKQLERLKAAAYPSHLLISVAESILKKLKHTQGRLSLSECNRNKKCTVVPYMHGIAHNLKKIGKHANVRVLFSAPIKLLSICAQVNKPARVPQLCAVNHKFSYILCAENVVYSIPLSCGRIYVGQTGRCVNTRLKEHEYNVKNTISGHLGIHCRDCGCTPQFRDTKILARHKERKTREIMEAAEIARLKDQCVSRASVTLSQKEMDFLSVG; encoded by the exons TTTACAAGGGCAAACGTCGACGGTGTCAAGACCCTCGGGGATGTGTCTCTTCCGGACGGCATTCGCAAAGTTCTGAACAAAGGACCGAAGTTCGCCATACAACCTGTAAAGACTGCGCCTGAACTGCTAACCTTGGTGAGACAAGTGTCTGAACTGGCTCCAGAGGCGGACGCTGACAGGTGCGTGTCTGAAGGTGTTGATGTATTGGTGAAGTGCG TGGGGCAGGTCATTAGGTTTCTTGATCTAAAGCTTAAATTTGAAACAGATCACATTTGCTGGGAGTATGAGCCACGAGCCAGTAAATTATTGCTACCTTTTGATTCCTGCCATTCTAAATTGGTAAAGAGGTCTATTGCCACGACGTGCTTTACTAATGCCCTAAAGAAGTCTTGTCGCCACTTAATTTCAGAGAGCTTCAGTAAACAACTTGAACGCCTTAAGGCAGCAGCTTATCCATCACATCTGTTAATTTCTGTCGCAGAATCTATTTTAAAAAAGCTAAAGCATACCCAGGGCCGGCTATCGTTATCGGAGTgcaacagaaataaaaagtgtaccgttgtgccgtatatgcatgggatcgcacacaatttgaaaaagatagggaagcatgccaacgtcagagtgctgttctctgcgccgataaagctgttgtccatatgtgcgcaagtgaataaacccgcaagagtgccgcagctctgcgcagtaaatcataaatttagctacatactttgcgcggaaaatgtagtttattcgatcccgctgtcctgtggaaggatatacgtgggccaaacaggaaggtgcgtaaacacaagattgaaggagcacgagtacaacgtgaaaaatactattagcggccaccttggcatccattgtagggattgtgggtgcacaccgcagtttcgcgacactaaaatcctagccaggcacaaagaaagaaaaactagggagataatggaagcggctgaaattgcacgtctgaaagatcaatgtgtaagtagggcatctgtaaccctctctcaaaaagagatggacttcttatctgtaggatga